From one Oligoflexus sp. genomic stretch:
- a CDS encoding DUF6691 family protein: MKQGLAAFAVGFIFAIGLGVSGMTQPEKVMGFLDVFGNWDPSLMFVMIGAIGVHAVAYRLIRKRSSPLLAGSWHVPTKKDLTPALMIGSVLFGLGWGLAGYCPGPAVTSLASFQFQAWLFVAAMLVGMLIFKALDTKLKLQK, translated from the coding sequence ATGAAGCAGGGTCTGGCGGCTTTTGCCGTAGGTTTTATCTTTGCCATAGGGCTCGGCGTCTCGGGGATGACGCAGCCTGAAAAGGTCATGGGATTTTTGGATGTGTTCGGCAACTGGGATCCCTCTTTGATGTTTGTCATGATCGGAGCGATCGGCGTGCATGCCGTCGCCTATCGCTTGATTCGCAAGCGTAGCTCGCCCCTCCTGGCTGGCAGCTGGCATGTTCCGACGAAGAAGGATCTGACTCCGGCTCTCATGATCGGTTCCGTTCTTTTTGGGCTCGGCTGGGGGCTTGCAGGCTACTGCCCAGGACCCGCTGTGACCTCGCTGGCGAGTTTCCAGTTTCAAGCCTGGTTATTCGTGGCGGCCATGCTGGTGGGTATGCTGATTTTCAAGGCGCTCGACACAAAACTCAAACTTCAAAAGTGA
- a CDS encoding sulfite exporter TauE/SafE family protein: METIGYAASLVMGLSLGLIGGGGSILTVPILVYLFAIHPVLATAYSLFIVGLTALVGGIGYLKKGEVDLKTGFLFAVPSFIGVYATRAFVLPRVPDHIFTLGSWSVTKPLLIMIVFAVLMVLASISMIRGRKPKADAKPLSAAAKVGLIGLEGLVVGTITGFVGAGGGFLIIPALVVLVGLPMKKAVGTSLFIIAAKSLIGFTGDLQHQVTIDWQLLLIISGIAVVGLAGGMLFSRKLSEAALKKGFGYFVLIMGVFVLGDQISKL; the protein is encoded by the coding sequence ATGGAAACGATAGGCTATGCTGCGTCACTGGTCATGGGTTTGTCTTTAGGCTTGATAGGCGGTGGTGGGTCCATACTTACTGTGCCCATCCTGGTTTATCTTTTTGCGATTCATCCGGTGCTGGCAACGGCCTACTCGCTTTTCATCGTGGGTTTAACGGCCCTGGTCGGCGGAATAGGGTATCTGAAAAAAGGCGAAGTGGATCTGAAAACGGGTTTTCTCTTCGCCGTGCCGAGCTTCATCGGCGTGTATGCAACCCGGGCCTTTGTCCTGCCTCGCGTGCCGGATCATATCTTCACGCTGGGAAGCTGGTCTGTCACCAAACCCCTCTTGATCATGATCGTTTTTGCGGTCCTGATGGTATTGGCTTCCATTTCCATGATTCGTGGCCGTAAACCCAAGGCGGATGCGAAGCCGCTCTCGGCTGCAGCCAAAGTTGGTCTGATTGGTCTGGAAGGACTGGTGGTGGGAACGATCACAGGTTTTGTGGGAGCCGGCGGCGGCTTTCTGATCATACCGGCGCTGGTTGTTCTGGTCGGTTTGCCCATGAAAAAAGCAGTCGGAACCTCGCTCTTTATTATCGCGGCGAAATCTCTGATAGGTTTTACAGGCGATCTGCAACATCAGGTGACCATAGACTGGCAGCTGCTCCTGATCATCAGCGGCATCGCGGTTGTGGGCCTTGCGGGTGGAATGCTCTTCAGTCGTAAACTGTCGGAAGCCGCGCTGAAGAAAGGCTTTGGTTACTTCGTCCTGATCATGGGCGTTTTTGTGCTAGGTGATCAAATCTCAAAGTTGTAA